The genomic segment aatgacaaattttttatctgTGGCAATTGCATTActtccatggtgcacatgattctgtggatctgttggaagttgtattgttggaagttttttgcctgttagggcgaagatcattaaatttcacaatttttgtttgtttctccttcgagacgagctaaatgatcggagattttctttgccatTTCATTTAGTCTCGAAagatttgtttctctttcaaaaattgttcaataatttttttattttatttcgattatgtATGTCATTAATCTCTGTTTATaaaaaacggctaaagctaaaccatgaaatttttcacgaatgCTGATCTTAGTTCATAGGCATGGCAAAACGGTGATATTCATCAATTCAGGTACCACAAAGTGTCAAAAAAAGTTTGCCAAGGGGAATGTttcccatgtttttttttttggctaagatggaaaaatggattgttgCATACATATAAGTCGTTATCTATGTGTTATTTCGGGCTTACAATCCGCCTTACTGGCTATAAAACCACTAAACCTAaaatatcagtgtcttgtcaGCATTTGGGATATGTAATAGTTAACCTCCCCATGTCTCCTATAAAAAAAGTTCTTGGCATCTACTATTCATGTGGTAGACCAAAGAGTAATCAAAAGCTGCCCTGCCGTGCTGCCTTTAGGATaacccttttttataccctccaccataagatgggggtatactcatttcgtcattctgtttgtaactactcgaaatattcgtctgagaccccataaagtatatatattcttgatcgtcgtgacattttatgtcgatctagccatgtccgtccgtctgtccgtccgtccgtccgtctgtctgtcgaaagcacgctaacttccgaaggagtaaagctagccgcttgaaattttgcacaaatacttcttattagtgtaggtcggttggtattgtaaatgggccatatcggtccatgttttgatatagctgccatataaaccgatcttgggtcttggcttcttgagcctgtagagtgcgcaattcttatccgattggaatgaaattttgcacgacgtgttttgttatgatatccaacaactgcgccaagtatggttcaaatcggttaataacctgatatagctgccatataaaccgatcttgggtcttgacttcttgagcctctagagtgcgcaattcttatccgattgaaatgaaattttgcacgacgtgttttgttattatatccaacaactgtgcttagtatggtttaaatcggtccatgttttgatatagctgccatataaaccgatctcgtgtcttgacttcttgagcctctagagggcgcaattcttatccgaatggaatggaattttgcacgacgtgttttgttatgatacccaacaactgtatcaagtatggtttaaatcggtccataacctgatatagctgccatataaaccgatcttgggtcttgacttcttgagcttttagagggcacaattcttatccgatttgaatgaatttttgcacgaagtatttcgttatgatatccaacaactgtgctaagtatggttgaaatcggtccataacctgatatagctgtcatataaacagatctggggatttgacttcttgagcttttagagggcgcaattcctatccgattgaaatgaaatttcaattgaaattcttattcgaattggctgacattttacacaggtctccaacatataatttaattgtggtccaaaccggactatatcttgatatcgctctaatggcagagcaaatcttttcttatatcatttttatacccaccaccgaaggatgggggtatattcattttgtcattccgtttgcaacacatcgaaatatccatttccgaccctataaagtatatatattcttgatcagcgtaaaaatctaagacgatctagccatgtccgtccgtctgtccgtctgtctgttgaaatcacgctacagtctttaaaaatagagatattgagctgaaattttgcacagattctttttttgtccataagcaggttaagttcgaagatgggctatatcggactatatcttgatatagcccccatatagaccgatccgccgatttagggtcttaggcccataaaagccacatttattatccgattttgttgaaatttgggacagtgagttgtgttaggcccttcgacatcctttgtcaatttggctcagatcggtgcagatttggatatagctgccatatagaccgatcctccgatttagggtctaaggcccataaaagccacatttatggtccgatttcgctgaaatttgggacagtgagttgccttaggccccttgacatgtttcttaaatttggtccagatcggttcagatttggatatagctgccatatagaccgatcctccggtttagggtcttaggcccacaaaagccacatttattatacgattttgatgaaattcggggcagtgaattgtgtaaggcccatcgacatccttcgttaatttggctcagatcggtccagatttggatatagctgccatatagatcgatcctccgatttatggtgtaaggtccataatagccacattcattatccgatttagctgaaatttgggacagtgatatgtgttaggccctttggcatatttcttcaatttggtccagatcggttcaaatttggatatagctgccatatagaccgatttcttgatttatggttttgggcccattaaatgctcatttattgcccgatgtccccgaaatttggaacagtgagttaagttaagccccttgacatacttctgcaatatcgcacagatcggtccagatttggatacagctcccatatagaccgatatcttggttttaggttttggggccataaaagacgcatttattgtccgatgtcgctgaaatttgagacagtgagtttggttaggctcttcgacgtccttcttcaattttgcccagaacggtccagatttgaatatagctgccatatagaccgatttgatagactctggatttaaggtttagggcccataaaagaggcatttattgtccgatttcgccgaaatttgagacagtgctttgtgttaggctcttcgacatgtttatgcaacttggcccaaatcggtccagatttggatatagctgccatgtagaccgatatctcgatttaaagtcttggccccataaaaggcgcatttataatccaatttcactgaaatttgacacagtgacttatgttcggcttttcgacatccttgacgtatataattcagatcggaatgaggtatatgagcataaggtatgaaattttcaccgaatttttatgaaaggtggtttacatatatacccgaggtggtgggtatccaaagttcggcccggccgaacttaacgcctttttacttgttttgcctaaaaagagatgccgggaaaagaactcgacaaatgcgatccatggtggagggtatataagattcggcccggccgaacttagcacgcttttacttgttagtgttTATAGCTTCTTCCAGTCTGGGCTTTTTGAGTCTCTCCAGTAGTTTACCGGCTGTGTCAAACATACATAGAGGTCTGTAGGACGAGGCTGCTATTGCGTTTCTCTTTACTAGCTTAACAACACCAACTTCTGTTCTTTCcttcgattctgaccataattgaatcaaacgttggagaccatagtagaagtcattgtataaaatttcagccaaatcgaataaaaactgcgccctttagtggttcaagaagtaagacacggagatcggtttaaaggggagctgtatcaggcaatagactgattcagaccatatttgacacgtatgttgaaggtcattggaaaagccgttgtacaaaatttgagccaaatcagataataattgcgccctatagaggctcaagacgtcttattcggcacagtagttggaagacataacaaaacatgacatgcaaaatttcagcaaaatccgaaaagaattgcgcactccagtcTTTCAAGAAGTAgagattcaagatcgatttacatggcagctatatcaggtttaggaCCGAattaaccatatttaacacgattgtttgaagtcgtaacgaaacaaaatttcagctaaatgggataagaactgcgctctcCAAAAgcgcaagaagtctaatcgggagatcggtttataaggcagtcATATCAgaatatgaatcgatttgaaccatacttggcacaaatgttgaaagcaacatcaaaaatttcagccaaatcggatcaaaattgcgccctctagaagctcaagaagtcaagacccaagacagttttatatgacagctatatcaaaacttggaccgatttggcccatttcaaataccaaccgacctaaactaataagaagtatttgtgcaaaacttcaagcgcctagctttactccttcggaagtttgcgtgctttcgacagacagacggacagacatggctagatcgacttaaatgtcatgacgatcgagaataaatatactttatggggtcttagacgcatattttgaggtgttacaaacgggatgaTGAAATTAATATACACCCATCTATGGTCGACTGTATAAAAAATGGAGGGTATGCGTTtctctttgcaaaaaaaattctcctttttaGCATGGGACGGTCTAGTGTGTATGTTTTATTATGCAACcttgttttcttgtttttgtaaaaaactatagttaatttttttatgattaaatttcttttaatttttagatgCCAATTTCAAAAATAGACGAAACAAAAGCAATGATGTACAAGAGAAACAGAATCTGTCTCACAAATCACCAACTCCTTATTTTCGCGATAGAGAACGAGAGCAAGATCGAATACGACACCTTTATGGGTCTGATTCAAAAGTAAAAGCATACAAAACTAAAGAACAAACCATCAGAAGATCACAAACTTCTCGATGCAATGGAAATAATACAAATATCGCCCGACATCAACCAGCACATCATCAGACCAAAATCCGTCATGGAATAGCCAATCACGAACACTGCTGTCATTGCAATGCTAATATGCCGCCTCCTGTAATTTTTGTTCCTGTGCCGCATTATCACTGGCCTTCATTTTATGTACCACGCTTTCAGATGGGGATGCCTACTTCGCCAAATAGGATGATGGGTCCATCGAATCGTCCACGATTTGCTGCTAATAACAACAGACCtgaactaaaaaaattttatccgtATTAAAATGTTAGTTCATCACAACAAAACTTTAATGTTATTAttgaaataaatgatttttgggGTTTAATCAAATGTTTTAATGAATTGAGTTACAGCCTTAATTAAGTTACTGAGTGAATTTTGGTGAAATGCACATGGATAATTTAAACGCATGTGAAAGCTAAGGGATAATGCACTTCCAGAACCAACCATATCTTAAGCTTAAGTCAATCAGCGGGTTTTTCTATCAGTTGATTACCATTCAGTATAGATACGATGATTGAGACTACATTTTATGACACATACATAGCAAAGCTGTGGACCTCTTGTTTAAATTGGGCCAAATTATGCTGACGCGCCAAAACCCCTAATTCATGTCCACCTGTCATACGGTTTCTAGTCCCAAGTCTAGTAAGTTCATCTGCTCTACAATCCCGCTGAATATCTCTATAAGCCGGTAaccagaacaggtaaatttcaAACAGTTCAGCCATCTCTGTCAAAGTCAAGTGCGGTTtatgaattcagaaatacgttatctATAGATTTGGCTTTCAGACAGTCTGACAAGatttttatgccaattgtcgttatGAGAGTATATCTTAACTATTCTCCCTCTTCTTTTATTTCAAGAATCTTCGATTGATATTCACTATAGTGATCGGGTAAACTTCTCGATATACCTAGTCCAAGTTCTTCggagtacactccaaagcccacaTGGTCATCCAGTGTGGAATCAACCTGTAGAAATCTGCAAACCCTCTATCACCAGGGATATTATAACTTCAATCAGGAATATCAGGAACagtgaaataataatttttataaaaatagctGCTCAAAAAACGTAGTCCACACTTTCTTGTATATCGGGCAATGACCAAAGGAGAATGTCCCATATCCTCACGGCAGAggttgcagcaatttgtctagccacaatgtccagaggcattaagtGCAGTATTTAATTCAGTGCGTCGGATAGTTTCATCCGCAATGGAGCTAAGATGCACAAAACAACCCATTCTTGGATCCGATATTGTTCCCcacaggtattttgcactttcagtTAGGCCACCAGTCTTGCCATATGTGACCAAGCGTTGCCATGATGGAAATTGTAGCCTCTCGAATATTGTAGTCGTTTTACGTTTGTTGATCTCTTCAAATAAACAAActattattcaaaaaaaaaaaaaacaagtgaaaaggcgttaagttcggccgggccgaactttggatacccaccacctcgggtacatatgtaaaccacctttcatcaaaatcgggtaaaaattgcaaaccttatgtccaatagcatttatatcgaaatatgatccgatttggaccaagtactaataagtacaagtcattgttcaattgtgtataacaaaatattggtcttttcagtagctataactaaaaataaaccgatctgaaccatataaagggtgatttttttgaggttaggattttcatgcattagtatttgacagatcacgtgggatttcagacatggtgtcaaagagaaagatgctcagtatgctttgacatttcatcatgagtagacttactaacgagcaacgcttgcaaatcattgaattttattaccaaaatcagtgttcggttcgaaatgtgttcattcaccgtaacgttgcgtccaacagcatctttgaaaaaatacggtccaatgattccaccagcgtacaaaccacaccaaacagtagatttttcgggatgcatgggtagttcttgaacggcttctggttgctcttcactccaaatgcggcaattttgcttatttacgtagccattcaaccagaaatgagcctcatcgctgaacggtgaatgaacacatttcgaaccgaacactgattttggtaataaaattcaatgatttgcaagcgttgctcgttagtaagtctattcatgatgaaatgtcaaagcatact from the Stomoxys calcitrans chromosome 1, idStoCalc2.1, whole genome shotgun sequence genome contains:
- the LOC131994157 gene encoding uncharacterized protein LOC131994157 encodes the protein MLTQHEFRNFASITWSCFGLAFHDANFKNRRNKSNDVQEKQNLSHKSPTPYFRDREREQDRIRHLYGSDSKVKAYKTKEQTIRRSQTSRCNGNNTNIARHQPAHHQTKIRHGIANHEHCCHCNANMPPPVIFVPVPHYHWPSFYVPRFQMGMPTSPNRMMGPSNRPRFAANNNRPELKKFYPY